In Macaca fascicularis isolate 582-1 chromosome 15, T2T-MFA8v1.1, one genomic interval encodes:
- the OSTF1 gene encoding osteoclast-stimulating factor 1 isoform X2, translating to MSDTNWWKGTSKGRTGLIPSNYVAEQAESIDNPLHEAAKRGNLSWLRECLDNRVGVNGLDKAGSTALYWACHGGHKDIVEMLFTQPNIELNQQNKLGDTALHAAAWKGYADIVQLLLAKGARTDLRNNEKKLAFDMATNAACASLLKKKQGTDAVRTLSNAEDYLDDEDSD from the exons AGTGACACCAACTGGTGGAAAGGCACCTCCAAAGGCAGGACTGGACTAATTCCAAGCAACTATG TGGCTGAGCAGGCAGAATCTATTGACAATCCATTGCATGAAGCAGCAAAAAGAG GCAACTTGAGCTGGTTGAGAGAGTGTTTGGACAACAGAGTGGGTGTTAATGGCTTAGACAAAGCTGGAAGCACTGCCTTGTACTGGGCTTGCCACGGGGGTCACAAAG ATATAGTAGAAATGCTATTTACTCAACCAAATATTGAACTGAACCAGCAG AACAAGTTGGGAGACACAGCTTTGCATGCTGCTGCCTGGAAGGGTTATGCAGATATTGTCCAGTTGCTTCTGGCAAAAG GTGCTAGAACAGACTTAAGAAACAATGAGAAGAAGCTGGCCTTCGACATGGCTACCAATGCTGCCTGTGCATCTCTCctgaaaaagaaacagggaaCAG ATGCAGTTCGAACATTAAGCAATGCCGAGGACTATCTCGATGATGAAGACTCAGATTAA